One Mycoplasma wenyonii str. Massachusetts DNA window includes the following coding sequences:
- a CDS encoding HrcA family transcriptional regulator codes for MSNPIVESNRSVNLLIEEEKNILNERQKEILKIIVEKYISEKKTISSLNIKSKKLYRWSSGTIRNEMSILENKGFLKKEHQSSGRIPTKYGYKMYICHLMDDLQNMNEEIKYKLIDLFANRNESIDVTLNKSAEIISNFLNLPIILLGDNNLGREILKRLDLVELSEREFVIYAITSSGEIYKDKIVIDEFKEREDLSICVKLLNENLVGCTISEIDETTIKLLPKIRNSVHKYEFVYEKIITKICSGVVNKQQHLYRIYNKNSIISQPEVRNNQISLEKIFNILENYSTFSQLNSNYFKTGSTLINLDNEIDGVSVATTVLNTREKTRSLSVIGPTRMNYALIRSLFEFINEKLVEFPSN; via the coding sequence ATGTCTAATCCAATAGTTGAAAGTAATAGATCAGTAAATTTATTAATTGAAGAAGAAAAAAATATCTTAAATGAAAGACAAAAAGAAATACTAAAGATAATAGTTGAGAAATATATAAGTGAGAAAAAGACTATTAGTAGCTTAAATATCAAGTCTAAAAAGCTTTATAGATGATCTTCAGGAACTATAAGAAATGAAATGTCAATACTTGAAAATAAAGGATTTTTAAAGAAGGAACACCAATCCTCTGGAAGAATACCTACTAAATATGGTTACAAGATGTATATTTGTCACTTAATGGATGACTTACAGAATATGAATGAAGAGATTAAGTACAAACTAATAGATTTATTTGCTAATAGAAATGAATCTATAGATGTAACTCTTAATAAAAGTGCAGAGATTATTTCTAATTTCTTAAATCTACCTATTATTCTTTTAGGAGATAACAACTTAGGTAGAGAGATACTTAAGAGATTAGATCTAGTAGAACTATCTGAGAGAGAGTTTGTTATATATGCAATAACTTCTTCAGGAGAGATTTATAAAGACAAGATAGTTATAGATGAATTTAAGGAAAGAGAAGACCTAAGTATTTGTGTGAAACTCTTAAATGAAAACTTAGTAGGTTGTACTATCTCTGAAATAGATGAAACAACTATTAAGTTACTACCAAAAATAAGAAATAGTGTTCACAAGTATGAGTTTGTTTATGAAAAAATAATTACAAAGATTTGTTCAGGAGTGGTAAATAAACAACAACATTTATATAGGATTTATAACAAGAACTCTATTATTTCTCAACCAGAAGTAAGAAATAATCAAATTAGTTTAGAGAAAATCTTTAATATATTGGAAAACTATTCTACATTCTCACAACTTAATTCCAATTACTTTAAGACTGGAAGTACTTTAATTAATCTAGATAATGAAATAGATGGAGTATCTGTAGCTACTACAGTATTAAATACTAGAGAGAAAACAAGAAGCTTATCTGTAATAGGTCCTACTAGAATGAACTATGCACTTATAAGAAGTTTGTTTGAATTTATTAATGAAAAGTTAGTAGAGTTTCCTAGTAACTAA
- a CDS encoding PTS sugar transporter subunit IIA — MKQIFDFLNKFASGKKVITKKEEAPKSEIKIYSPLTGAIIDQKNIPDEGFSEGYMGVGVGIQPKEDEDVWCPLSGNLEVLFKTQHAYIVREPNTQVAVMLHLGINTVNIAPELKAFTTPLTQGLPVKEKDPLCKMSLEVIRKNATSDISALLVQNENMEGKEVKVHKKEGESVTKGELIMSIYY; from the coding sequence ATGAAGCAAATATTTGATTTTCTTAATAAATTCGCTAGTGGTAAGAAGGTAATTACTAAAAAGGAAGAAGCACCAAAGAGTGAAATAAAGATCTATTCTCCTTTAACTGGAGCTATTATTGATCAAAAGAATATTCCAGATGAAGGTTTCTCAGAAGGTTATATGGGAGTTGGAGTTGGAATACAACCAAAGGAAGATGAAGATGTTTGATGTCCTTTAAGTGGTAATCTAGAAGTTCTATTCAAAACCCAACACGCTTATATAGTTAGAGAGCCTAATACTCAAGTAGCAGTTATGTTACACCTTGGAATCAATACAGTAAATATTGCTCCAGAATTAAAAGCCTTTACTACTCCATTAACCCAAGGATTACCAGTAAAAGAAAAAGATCCTCTTTGCAAGATGTCACTAGAAGTTATTAGAAAGAATGCAACTAGTGATATCTCTGCTTTACTAGTTCAAAACGAAAATATGGAAGGTAAAGAAGTAAAGGTACATAAGAAAGAAGGAGAATCTGTTACTAAAGGTGAATTAATTATGAGTATCTACTATTAG
- the nusG gene encoding transcription termination/antitermination protein NusG, with protein sequence MSSEWIVMSNFDEFEDDLIALEADKEESQDINWFTARTYVSNEDRLIEQLWDKVRQHKLTEEVLEILSVKETVVDESKDYAPDSLELPKTEFRNSKTSVWVKTGSGYFRKIRLKVVRPFKCFIFIKMLGDPELFEQIQRWSLGLTFLGYPNPNIVSDAEILRMKGMASEKTPSIGEYIVEKGYQVISGAVSNFVKSGIPSLKSVEREEEGLGYDPEEGREEVEAVEEFEDIYDSSITQDRKDIVIGKLRINDFVYLSDMGAKGVVKEIDLKNKVITVDINLFGRNQTLRCKPEQLKEF encoded by the coding sequence ATGTCTTCAGAGTGGATAGTTATGAGTAACTTTGATGAATTTGAAGATGATCTAATTGCACTTGAAGCTGATAAAGAAGAGAGTCAAGATATTAATTGATTTACTGCAAGAACTTATGTTTCTAATGAAGATAGACTAATAGAACAACTCTGAGATAAAGTAAGACAACATAAGTTAACTGAAGAGGTATTAGAAATACTTTCAGTTAAAGAAACAGTAGTAGATGAATCAAAAGACTATGCACCAGATTCTCTAGAACTACCAAAAACAGAATTCAGAAATAGTAAGACTTCTGTTTGAGTAAAGACTGGTAGTGGTTACTTTAGAAAGATAAGACTAAAGGTTGTTAGACCATTTAAGTGTTTTATCTTTATCAAGATGTTGGGAGATCCAGAGTTATTTGAACAGATTCAAAGATGATCTTTAGGTCTTACTTTCTTGGGCTATCCAAACCCCAATATAGTTTCTGACGCAGAGATTCTGAGAATGAAAGGTATGGCTTCAGAGAAAACTCCATCTATAGGTGAATATATTGTGGAGAAAGGATATCAAGTTATTAGTGGAGCTGTATCTAACTTTGTAAAGAGTGGCATTCCTTCTCTAAAGTCAGTAGAAAGGGAAGAAGAGGGATTAGGCTATGATCCTGAGGAAGGAAGAGAAGAAGTGGAGGCAGTTGAAGAGTTTGAAGATATCTATGACTCTTCAATCACTCAAGATAGAAAAGACATAGTAATAGGAAAACTAAGAATTAATGACTTTGTCTATCTATCTGATATGGGAGCTAAGGGAGTTGTTAAGGAAATAGATCTAAAAAATAAGGTAATAACTGTTGATATAAACCTATTTGGTAGAAATCAAACTCTTAGATGTAAACCAGAACAACTAAAAGAGTTTTAA
- a CDS encoding ribose-phosphate diphosphokinase: MSFTESLYFYINISENLRKNLETYLKFSELNLFPFPDGEYFAQPKVSVRGKKVFLFHSLSHPVNDNLMKLLITIDAVKRAAAKEINLIITYLAYSRQDRKTAERAPITSKLISNLISVSGANKITTLDLHCDQIEGFFDITIDHLYAVPLFAEYLIKRYGTELQEFVIVSPDFGATKRARMLSNLLSIPIVIMEKIRSKTGEINEHTVYGDVGHKNCLIFDDIIGTGGTVILATRTLKKLGAESITICATHGLFSGEAWKLFDSAYQEGLFSEILVSDSVPLQENKEYVKVISIAKLLSQVTEVYSKGMGSLSKIYESLRGEVLQLSTKS; the protein is encoded by the coding sequence ATGAGTTTTACAGAGAGTCTTTACTTTTATATCAATATCTCTGAGAATCTTAGAAAGAACTTAGAAACTTATTTAAAGTTTTCTGAACTGAATTTATTTCCTTTTCCTGACGGAGAATACTTTGCTCAACCTAAAGTCTCTGTAAGAGGGAAGAAAGTCTTTCTTTTTCACAGTCTCTCTCATCCAGTTAATGACAATCTCATGAAATTATTAATTACTATAGATGCAGTTAAGAGAGCTGCAGCTAAAGAGATTAATCTAATAATTACTTATTTGGCTTACTCGAGACAAGATAGAAAGACAGCGGAAAGAGCTCCAATTACCTCTAAATTAATCTCTAACCTTATTAGTGTTTCAGGGGCAAATAAGATTACAACCTTAGATCTACACTGTGATCAAATCGAAGGTTTCTTTGATATCACAATAGATCACTTATATGCTGTACCTTTATTTGCAGAGTATCTCATAAAGAGATATGGAACAGAGTTACAAGAGTTTGTAATAGTCTCTCCAGATTTTGGAGCAACTAAGAGAGCAAGAATGCTCTCTAATTTACTTTCTATTCCTATTGTGATTATGGAAAAGATCAGATCTAAGACAGGAGAGATTAATGAACATACTGTTTATGGGGATGTGGGACACAAAAACTGTTTAATCTTTGATGACATTATTGGAACCGGAGGGACTGTAATACTAGCCACTAGAACACTAAAGAAATTAGGAGCTGAGTCTATTACTATTTGCGCTACTCATGGTTTATTTAGTGGAGAGGCTTGAAAGTTATTTGACTCTGCTTATCAGGAAGGTTTATTCTCAGAGATATTAGTTTCAGATAGTGTGCCTTTACAAGAGAATAAAGAATATGTAAAGGTAATTAGCATAGCTAAATTACTTTCACAGGTAACAGAGGTCTATTCTAAGGGAATGGGTTCTTTATCTAAGATATATGAATCTCTTAGAGGTGAGGTATTACAGTTAAGTACAAAATCTTAG
- a CDS encoding L-threonylcarbamoyladenylate synthase, with protein sequence MEQLSPKLPTDLKLLLERFWPGPLTVIYKGGAYRMPANPVLLKLSEHLGPLYSTSANISGEEPIKSLQEAKIVFKDHKDKFMIVRSGCVSSGIFSTIYDYDNKEIIREGEIPKWKIFN encoded by the coding sequence ATGGAACAACTCTCTCCTAAATTACCAACTGATCTAAAGCTACTTCTAGAGAGATTCTGACCTGGACCTCTAACAGTTATTTATAAAGGTGGAGCTTACAGAATGCCAGCTAATCCAGTGCTCTTAAAGCTTTCAGAACACCTAGGACCTTTATATTCCACTAGTGCCAATATCTCTGGAGAAGAACCAATAAAGAGCCTACAAGAAGCAAAAATAGTTTTTAAGGATCATAAAGACAAATTTATGATTGTTAGATCTGGTTGTGTTAGCTCAGGTATTTTCTCTACTATATATGACTATGACAATAAAGAAATAATAAGAGAGGGAGAAATACCTAAATGAAAGATATTTAACTAA
- the tyrS gene encoding tyrosine--tRNA ligase, whose translation MEGLEKLLDSGLGIYVGFDLTASSLHWGHYLLLSILRRAQEYHIKTVIILGDFTTPIGDASWKSDERRFLTQEEREDNLRQIKSQLERLLPEAEIVLNSQFYSSFSISFLAELLPLFNLPTLLAKDFLKLRLQEETLNMKDIFYPTLQSFDFYSLAKKHNVGIQLGGQDQWGNITTGIEFIRRKQEGLTVGGFTIPLLTDSSGAKFGKSTKGALFLNSKLSPEYKVFQYFWNLSDQQLKQLANFVFSIPLEELESSPQELKQKVIRELFSLVYSPEKFERVQLLSTWLFDSERQSENYKWKREELELLQEEIVSYISSEPLNLSSILIQLGLSNSHSESKRLVEQERCIFCFGKKLTNHKEKLDSSLVQHSYFLIRKGEKEFGIYQLIN comes from the coding sequence ATAGAAGGCTTAGAGAAACTCCTAGACTCTGGGCTAGGTATTTATGTAGGATTTGATTTAACTGCTAGCTCTTTACACTGAGGTCATTATTTATTACTTTCTATTCTCAGAAGAGCTCAAGAGTATCACATAAAGACTGTAATTATTCTGGGAGATTTCACTACACCTATTGGAGATGCATCTTGAAAGTCAGATGAAAGAAGATTTTTAACTCAAGAAGAGAGAGAAGACAATCTTAGACAGATTAAGTCTCAGCTTGAGAGACTACTGCCTGAAGCTGAGATAGTCTTAAATTCTCAGTTCTATTCTTCTTTTTCTATTTCCTTCTTAGCTGAGTTATTACCTCTCTTTAATCTCCCAACTCTATTAGCAAAAGACTTTCTTAAGTTAAGACTCCAAGAAGAGACATTGAATATGAAAGATATCTTCTATCCAACCCTTCAATCCTTTGACTTCTATTCTTTAGCAAAGAAACACAATGTAGGTATTCAATTGGGGGGTCAAGATCAATGAGGAAATATTACTACTGGAATTGAGTTCATTAGAAGAAAACAAGAAGGTCTAACTGTAGGAGGTTTTACAATTCCCCTTTTAACTGATTCCTCTGGAGCAAAGTTTGGAAAGAGTACTAAAGGAGCTTTATTTCTAAACAGTAAGTTAAGTCCAGAATATAAGGTCTTTCAATACTTTTGAAATTTGTCAGATCAACAGCTAAAACAACTAGCTAATTTTGTATTTTCTATTCCCCTAGAAGAGTTAGAGTCTTCTCCTCAAGAGTTAAAGCAAAAGGTTATTAGAGAATTATTCTCTTTGGTCTACTCTCCCGAGAAGTTTGAGAGAGTGCAACTGCTTTCTACCTGACTATTTGACTCTGAGAGACAATCAGAAAACTATAAGTGAAAAAGAGAAGAACTAGAACTATTACAAGAAGAGATTGTTTCTTATATCTCTTCTGAGCCCTTGAATCTCTCTAGTATTCTGATTCAATTAGGACTATCAAACTCTCACAGTGAATCTAAGAGATTAGTTGAACAAGAGAGATGTATCTTTTGCTTTGGTAAAAAACTAACTAATCACAAAGAGAAATTAGATAGCTCTTTGGTACAACACTCTTATTTTTTAATTAGAAAAGGAGAGAAGGAGTTTGGGATATATCAATTAATTAACTAG
- a CDS encoding aminoacyl--tRNA ligase-related protein: MRLHSDKDDLSSVIALRPTSELLFTHFFKERIQERKTKLPILLNQWSSVYRAEKNTKLFFRSKEFYWQELHSIHISEDEAKEYLLLIDEIYKKLLKKLLCISYLGGEKTKLERFPGAEQTLTNECILPDGQVLQLTTSHYLSSFFASLLDIKYWVNNTTTLVPVQLSAGCSTRLIGSIVQMHSDESGLVLPWELAQEQIVVVVFSDLYGADNYLSILKQELSGYRFTIETTSSLGKTMFRLEKLGIPLVIIVGKQEIEQSEVTLKSRVFKGQFSCKLSVLKQEIHGYKKRHNKELLNRSSEHNSNFVVKTRDWQELVKLISSGKVVLAPWRDEIENETRFKGQKYNFSIRCIKERLPLNTNFRCVFSGQVANCLVYFGRSY; encoded by the coding sequence ATTAGACTACATTCTGACAAAGATGATCTCAGTAGTGTAATTGCCTTAAGACCTACAAGTGAGCTTTTATTTACTCACTTTTTTAAAGAGAGAATACAAGAGAGAAAGACTAAACTTCCTATTCTCTTAAATCAGTGATCCTCAGTTTATAGAGCAGAAAAGAATACCAAGCTATTCTTTAGAAGTAAAGAGTTCTATTGACAGGAGTTACATTCAATTCATATCTCAGAAGATGAAGCTAAAGAATATTTACTTCTAATAGATGAAATCTATAAGAAATTATTAAAGAAGTTACTTTGCATTAGTTATCTCGGAGGAGAGAAGACTAAGCTAGAGAGATTTCCTGGAGCAGAGCAAACTCTAACCAATGAATGTATCTTGCCGGATGGGCAAGTACTTCAACTAACAACCTCTCACTATCTCTCTTCTTTCTTCGCAAGCCTCTTAGACATTAAGTATTGAGTTAATAACACAACTACTTTAGTACCAGTGCAACTATCTGCTGGTTGTTCCACTAGACTTATTGGTTCAATAGTTCAGATGCATAGTGATGAATCTGGATTAGTCTTGCCTTGAGAGTTAGCACAAGAACAAATAGTAGTTGTAGTATTTAGTGATCTGTATGGCGCTGATAACTATCTTTCTATTCTTAAACAAGAGTTAAGTGGTTATAGATTTACTATCGAGACTACTAGCTCCTTAGGAAAGACAATGTTTAGACTAGAGAAATTAGGAATTCCTCTAGTAATAATAGTTGGAAAGCAGGAGATAGAACAATCTGAAGTAACTCTTAAGTCTAGAGTATTTAAAGGTCAATTTAGTTGTAAGCTCTCTGTCCTCAAGCAAGAAATACATGGTTACAAAAAGAGACACAATAAAGAACTATTAAATAGAAGTAGTGAACACAATTCTAACTTTGTAGTTAAGACTAGAGACTGACAAGAGTTAGTTAAGTTAATCTCTAGTGGTAAGGTTGTATTAGCTCCTTGAAGAGATGAAATAGAGAATGAAACTAGATTTAAAGGGCAAAAATATAATTTCTCTATTAGATGTATTAAAGAGAGATTGCCCTTAAATACTAACTTCAGATGTGTATTTAGTGGTCAAGTGGCTAATTGTTTAGTTTATTTTGGTAGAAGTTATTAG
- a CDS encoding DNA polymerase III subunit beta has product MYFSINSKVNLKIREFIHSNINTNLLLQEEEILIKCKDKKLILYSNNNFTESKLVFSEEIKYKKQGEVVLGSKTLLSILESLKHQEEIEFQKVENSLIKVSSEKFECNLISLVKKFLLVEENLVIPENSKKITLEFEFLNLINNRFKDFYKNLGSNLQKNTVYNTINFKKNKSYSEINVLVTDSYRILFASFSFSDILDEEFQFNLHTEILSCIILLFKDKFENKKLNFYIKGDSLLVNSEGLIFRTKLNSSNYPNLSNLFKQEEQLSFTINKNLLISAIDRNLLLAEQNLNITSYKVLEDNLVLEYRDSSRGFTKEEIKVIKHKGENIHFSLNSLFLKQLLKNISDDEIIFNISEAYKPIVLFGKNEGINFKQIILPLKYS; this is encoded by the coding sequence ATGTATTTTTCTATTAATTCCAAGGTAAATCTAAAAATAAGAGAATTTATTCACTCCAATATAAATACCAACTTATTACTACAAGAAGAAGAAATACTTATTAAATGCAAAGATAAAAAATTAATTCTTTACTCTAATAACAACTTCACTGAATCAAAACTAGTATTTAGTGAAGAAATTAAATACAAGAAACAAGGAGAAGTTGTATTAGGATCTAAAACTCTTTTATCTATACTAGAAAGTCTTAAACACCAAGAAGAAATAGAGTTTCAAAAAGTTGAGAACTCACTAATAAAAGTTAGCTCTGAAAAGTTTGAGTGTAACCTTATCTCTTTAGTTAAGAAATTCTTATTAGTAGAAGAAAACTTAGTTATTCCTGAAAACTCAAAGAAGATAACTTTAGAGTTTGAATTCCTAAATCTAATAAATAACAGATTTAAAGATTTCTATAAGAATCTAGGAAGTAACTTACAGAAAAATACAGTCTATAACACTATTAACTTCAAGAAGAATAAATCTTATAGTGAGATAAATGTATTAGTTACTGACTCTTATAGAATACTTTTTGCTTCATTTAGTTTCTCAGATATCTTAGATGAAGAGTTTCAGTTTAACTTACACACTGAGATACTTAGTTGCATAATACTTTTATTCAAAGATAAGTTTGAAAATAAAAAGCTTAATTTCTATATAAAAGGTGATAGTTTATTAGTTAACTCAGAGGGATTAATTTTCAGAACTAAATTAAATTCTTCTAACTATCCCAACTTATCTAATCTCTTTAAACAAGAAGAACAACTTAGTTTCACTATCAATAAGAACTTACTTATTTCAGCTATTGATAGAAATCTATTACTAGCAGAACAAAACCTAAATATAACTTCTTATAAAGTACTAGAAGATAACTTAGTACTAGAATACAGAGATTCTTCTAGAGGTTTCACTAAAGAAGAGATAAAGGTAATTAAACACAAAGGAGAGAATATTCATTTCTCACTAAATAGTCTCTTTTTAAAACAACTATTAAAGAATATTTCAGATGATGAAATAATCTTTAATATCTCTGAAGCTTATAAACCAATAGTCTTATTTGGTAAGAATGAAGGTATTAATTTCAAACAGATAATCCTACCTCTTAAATACAGCTAG
- a CDS encoding ATP-binding cassette domain-containing protein: protein MSVIGEKKKKSIKLDELNKLKKEHKEIEEQSEKLNDYLNQNIFSVFDKSQQSTDSNLEEILDVSDNSFNFFKKLSKSGVFEYNFPALEINNLTKYYGNKNIATLVNVSLKVFFGDFHIVVGAYSSGKTTLFNCIAGKEEYEGEILFNSQNYKGDILKINKVCGFVSYEHEFDLFSTMEEVIHTKLQLMGVEESTIRNYMSLKLKAFGLEEKRKSFIIDLTLLEIRKVQLLIALIFDPNILALDQSLLGLQDTEKIELLDLLIKYKDSERSVILFSHDLTDLPSYFNSCTLLIEGRTYYSGSMENLLLESKNRYIISTSDNESCLKLLPKYVTTHSVNLLKNVIFCTFDGKMNLLLFQRECLEKNIILLEIKKVSLELEDIYNSISKIGSKTARIELNRKKFFST, encoded by the coding sequence ATGAGTGTTATAGGAGAAAAAAAGAAAAAAAGTATTAAGTTAGATGAACTAAATAAGTTAAAGAAAGAACACAAAGAGATAGAGGAACAATCTGAGAAATTAAATGATTATCTAAATCAAAACATCTTTAGTGTTTTTGATAAATCACAACAAAGTACAGACTCTAACTTAGAAGAGATACTAGATGTAAGTGATAACTCTTTTAATTTCTTTAAAAAACTATCTAAAAGTGGAGTATTTGAATATAACTTCCCAGCTCTAGAAATCAATAACCTAACTAAGTACTATGGAAATAAAAATATTGCTACTTTAGTTAATGTTTCACTAAAAGTTTTCTTTGGTGACTTTCATATAGTTGTTGGTGCTTATTCTTCAGGAAAGACTACTTTATTCAACTGTATAGCTGGTAAAGAAGAATACGAAGGAGAGATTTTATTTAACTCTCAGAACTATAAGGGAGATATCTTAAAGATAAATAAGGTTTGTGGTTTTGTTAGTTATGAACATGAGTTTGACTTATTTAGCACTATGGAAGAAGTTATTCATACTAAGTTACAACTTATGGGAGTTGAAGAAAGTACTATTAGAAACTATATGTCTCTTAAGTTAAAAGCTTTTGGATTAGAGGAAAAGAGAAAGAGTTTCATTATTGACTTAACTCTATTAGAAATTAGAAAGGTTCAATTACTAATAGCTTTGATATTTGATCCAAATATATTAGCTTTAGATCAATCCTTATTAGGACTACAAGATACTGAAAAGATTGAACTCTTAGATTTATTAATTAAGTACAAAGATTCAGAGAGATCAGTAATATTGTTTTCTCATGATCTAACTGATTTACCTAGTTATTTCAATTCTTGTACTTTATTAATAGAAGGTAGAACTTACTACTCTGGTTCTATGGAAAACCTATTACTAGAAAGTAAGAATAGATACATTATCTCTACTTCTGATAATGAAAGTTGTTTGAAGTTATTACCTAAATATGTAACTACTCATTCAGTTAACTTACTAAAGAATGTGATCTTTTGTACCTTTGATGGAAAGATGAATCTCTTACTATTCCAAAGAGAGTGTTTAGAAAAAAACATAATCTTACTAGAAATAAAGAAGGTAAGTCTAGAACTAGAAGATATTTACAACTCTATTTCTAAGATAGGAAGCAAGACTGCAAGAATTGAATTAAATAGAAAGAAGTTCTTCTCTACTTAG
- a CDS encoding phospholipase D-like domain-containing protein gives MDKVNSDLIGNYLKDLRRYQEYEKKFLTFNRAKEGLVLYSLKETDPNYSRLVQYNNLVGHRHLTQSNSAKVIENAKDFLFCIVQLIKKAKKFIHIEYYIFSEGYVLNYLLELLAQKIQEGVEVKLIIDHWGNYFKITKKTKKRIKALGIKCKIFNPLFTKNNELWWNFRNHNKLLVVDNQYALFGSCNISDEYFNITDKFFPTSELAILLEGEIVNSLNILFAFHWGLIPNKKEEKEWDMLMDSQHYFGFNYQEKGNLELQLVPSSPLLEERPIKTNLLNLILSAKKIIRFTTPYFYPPKDILNALKFVSSIGVRIQIILPKEADLKDKVLRVHRKLLSSFSSKNIEIYEYLGFNHEKVTIIDDEIVYFGTYNWDYRSLYLNFESAILIKDKELGEKMKILFLKRLKNSHLITPSDCSYKNKVLPNIFTSISKWCQLLA, from the coding sequence ATGGATAAGGTTAACAGTGACTTAATAGGTAACTATCTTAAAGATTTAAGGAGATATCAAGAGTATGAAAAGAAATTTCTAACCTTTAATAGAGCTAAAGAAGGATTAGTTCTTTATTCCCTTAAAGAAACTGATCCTAACTATAGTAGATTAGTTCAATACAACAACTTAGTTGGTCATAGACATTTAACTCAAAGTAATTCAGCGAAAGTAATAGAGAATGCAAAAGACTTTCTTTTTTGCATTGTTCAACTAATTAAGAAAGCTAAGAAGTTTATACACATTGAGTACTACATCTTCTCTGAGGGATATGTACTCAATTATTTACTAGAACTTTTAGCGCAGAAAATTCAAGAAGGTGTTGAGGTTAAGTTAATAATTGATCACTGGGGAAATTACTTCAAAATAACTAAAAAAACTAAGAAAAGAATTAAGGCTTTAGGTATCAAATGTAAGATATTCAATCCTTTATTTACCAAAAATAATGAGTTGTGGTGAAATTTCAGAAATCACAACAAACTATTAGTAGTAGATAACCAATATGCATTATTTGGTAGTTGCAATATCTCAGATGAGTATTTCAATATAACTGATAAGTTCTTTCCTACCTCAGAGCTAGCTATCTTGCTAGAAGGGGAGATAGTTAACTCACTGAATATATTGTTTGCATTCCACTGAGGCTTAATACCAAATAAGAAGGAAGAAAAAGAGTGAGATATGTTAATGGACTCTCAACATTACTTTGGATTCAACTACCAAGAAAAAGGCAATCTAGAGTTACAGTTAGTTCCTTCTTCTCCCTTACTAGAAGAAAGACCTATTAAGACTAACTTATTGAACTTAATACTTTCAGCAAAGAAGATAATAAGATTTACAACTCCTTATTTCTATCCCCCAAAAGATATATTGAATGCTCTTAAATTTGTTAGCTCGATAGGAGTAAGAATTCAAATTATCTTACCTAAAGAGGCTGATCTAAAAGATAAAGTTTTAAGAGTTCACAGAAAACTATTATCTAGCTTTTCTTCTAAGAATATAGAGATTTATGAGTATCTAGGCTTTAATCACGAAAAAGTAACCATAATAGATGATGAGATAGTCTATTTCGGCACATACAACTGAGATTACAGATCTCTATATCTAAACTTTGAGAGTGCCATCTTAATCAAAGACAAGGAGTTAGGAGAGAAGATGAAGATACTATTCTTAAAGAGACTAAAGAATAGTCACTTAATTACTCCTTCTGACTGTAGTTACAAAAATAAGGTATTACCTAACATCTTCACTAGCATCTCTAAGTGATGTCAACTACTAGCCTAA